The following are encoded in a window of Vigna unguiculata cultivar IT97K-499-35 chromosome 8, ASM411807v1, whole genome shotgun sequence genomic DNA:
- the LOC114195271 gene encoding ubiquitin-like domain-containing protein CIP73 isoform X4 codes for MAGQCSNEGSSTGNISAECSDSTVQLNIKTLDSRIYSFQVNKNMPVSLFKEKIANEIGVPVSQQRLIFRGKVLKDEHVLSEYHVENGHTLHLVERQPNQPQASGTSADEPTGTSSNQGNDVGSGPPRNRVGQISHSVVLGTFNVGEQGEGIVHDLTRVIGHVLNSIGNGGQSTVNGPNAVQTPSAQPGNETEGMRAGNQNPAGNQAPSGQTFHGPTFQSVSHVVQIPVAAGSIPLPSLNAPIPDSLNTLIEFMNRMEQTLTQNGYESNFSPANPGDQREELPSNQQGMPTLEALSTVLRRAERLLGGQTVAALSHIAGRLERERASADPRVRGQIQSESVQIGLAMQHLGALLLELGRTMLTLRMGQSSAESVVNNGPAVYISPSGPNPIMAQPFPLQASSLFGGSLPSSTPANLGTIGIGSAPRNVNIHIHAGTSIAPLVSAIGSRPNNGEGTRGEQHNEPGSGGSGSTRVLPVRNVIAATIPSHPPGVGVSSSTQTGFSVSTSQPPDSASLSSALAEINARLMNVVGSMQGDNTAPSGEMESISRDLSSGSESRPSTLNAQQDTVEMNGFGASSASLVGSTPESEVQKLQTEAVQTSSNAERDVLVDKFVSSSKQDLQSCSSGETIVKPEKDGDVSAVSDRQDVTEPAKSAPLGLGMGGLERKKRTRPQPPVSKVADDGSSSSSVDKSQQTRTDGQHILQTLASHGSALNSRNANGPSQRPLPSSDRPIDVAGLMSQALQSPALNGLLEGVSQQTGVDSPDGLRNMLQQFTQSPQLMNTVNQIVQQVGSQDVGNMFAGAERGQGGGIDISRMFQQMMPIVSQALGGANPSSLFSVEEAVPGAPYQDGTVNRRDGYSDNPSLQLDLQPLAERIEHLSPSVDIFGAVAENAVQLSGLGSASNDLLDELCHNESLAREYVDMLRYDVSKLLEGRSKPDKS; via the exons ATGGCGGGTCAGTGCTCCAATGAAGGCTCCAGTACTGGAAATATTTCAGCAGAGTGTTCAGATTCAACTGTTCAGCTCAATATTAAAACTCTAGATTCCCGCATCTACAGTTTTCAAGTGAACAAAAAT ATGCCTGTTTCGTTGTTCAAAGAGAAAATTGCAAATGAAATTGGTGTTCCAGTTAGTCAGCAACGATTGATATTTAGAGGAAAAGTCTTAAAGGATGAGCATGTTCTTTCCGAGTATC ATGTTGAGAATGGGCATACATTGCATTTAGTTGAAAGACAACCAAATCAGCCACAGGCTTCTGGTACGAGTGCTGATGAGCCCACTGGTACAAGTAGTAACCAAG GAAATGACGTGGGCTCAGGGCCTCCTCGTAACCGTGTTGGGCAAATTTCACACAGTGTTGTTCTTGGGACATTTAACGTGGGGGAACAGGGTGAAGGAATTGTTCATGACCTCACTCGG GTTATTGGGCATGTTTTAAATTCTATTGGAAACGGTGGCCAAAGTACAGTAAATGGTCCTAATGCTGTGCAAACTCCTTCA GCTCAACCAGGCAATGAAACTGAAGGAATGCGTGCTGGAAATCAAAACCCAGCTGGAAACCAGGCACCATCTGGACAGACATTTCATGGTCCAACATTTCAATCTGTATCTCATGTTGTTCAGATTCCTGTGGCAGCAGGATCCATACCCCTCCCATCTCTCAATGCA CCAATTCCTGATTCATTGAACACACTGATTGAGTTTATGAATCGCATGGAACAGACACTGACACAAAATG GTTATGAGTCAAATTTTTCACCAGCTAACCCTGGAGATCAGAGAGAGGAATTGCCTTCTAATCAGCAAGGGATGCCGACTCTTGAAGCATTAAGTACTGTCTTGCGTCGTGCAGAGCGACTACTTGGTGGTCAAACTGTTGCTGCACTTTCA CATATTGCAGGACGCTTGGAAAGAGAAAGAGCTTCTGCTGATCCACGTGTAAGAGGTCAGATACAGTCAGAGTCAGTGCAGATAGGACTTGCTATGCAGCATTTGGGTGCACTTCTACTTGAACTTGGCCGGACAATGCTGACACTGCGTATGGGACAATCTTCT GCAGAATCAGTTGTTAACAATGGACCAGCTGTTTACATTTCTCCATCAGGGCCAAATCCTATAATGGCGCAG CCTTTTCCACTTCAGGCAAGCTCCCTCTTTGGTGGCTCACTTCCCTCCTCAACTCCTgcaaatttgggtaccattggTATTGGAAGTGCTCCTAGGAACGTGAACATTCATATACATGCTG GTACCTCTATTGCACCCCTTGTTTCAGCAATTGGTTCTAGGCCAAATAATGGGGAAGGGACACGAGGTGAACAGCATAATGAGCCTGGTTCTGGTGGTTCAGGTTCAACACGGGTATTACCTGTTAGAAATGTCATAGCCGCAACTATCCCATCACACCCTCCTGGTGTTGGAGTCTCTAGTAGCACGCAAACTGGATTCAGTGTTTCTACTTCACAGCCACCTGATTCAGCTTCATTGTCGTCTGCTTTAGCTGAAATTAATGCTCGCCTTATGAATGTTGTTGGCAGTATGCAAGGAGATAACACAGCTCCATCAG GTGAAATGGAATCAATCAGCAGGGACTTGTCTTCTGGTTCTGAATCAAGACCTTCTACACTAAATGCACAGCAAGATACCGTGGAAATGAATGGCTTTGGGGCTTCCAGTGCTTCCTTAGTTGGCAGTACGCCTGAAAGTGAGGTACAGAAG CTCCAAACTGAGGCAGTCCAAACCTCTAGTAATGCTGAGAGAGATGTTTTGGTTGAtaaatttgtttcttcttccaAACAAGATTTACAAAGTTGTTCTAGTGGAGAAACAATTGTAAAACCAGAAAAAGACGGAGACGTTTCAGCTGTCAGTGACAGACAAGATGTAACGGAACCTGCCAAGTCTGCTCCCCTAGGATTGGGTATGGGTGGCTTAGAGCGGAAG AAGCGAACCAGACCTCAACCTCCTGTGAGTAAAGTTGCTGATGATGGATCTTCGAGTTCTTCTGTCGATAAAAGTCAGCAAACCAGAACAGATGGTCAACATATACTACAAACTCTTGCAAGTCATGGATCTGCTTTGAATTCAAGAAATGCTAATGGCCCATCCCAGCGGCCCTTGCCCTCCAGTGACCGACCGATTGATGTGGCTGGTTTAATGTCTCAGGCTTTACAAAGTCCTGCTTTGAATGGTTTGTTGGAAGGGGTTTCACAGCAAACTGGAGTTGACTCACCTGATGGTTTGAGAAACATGTTGCAGCAGTTCACACAGAGCCCACAACTGATGAATACAGTCAACCAAATTGTCCAACAGGTTGGCAGTCAGGATGTGGGGAATATGTTTGCTGGAGCAGAAAGAGGGCAGGGTGGTGGTATTGACATTTCAAGGATGTTTCAGCAGATGATGCCCATTGTATCTCAAGCTCTTGGTGGGGCAAATCCTTCCTCACTGTTCTCTGTTGAAGAAGCAGTTCCTGGTGCACCCTACCAAGATGGAACAGTTAACCGAAGAGATGGATATTCTGATAATCCAAGTTTACAG CTCGACCTTCAACCACTGGCTGAGAGGATTGAGCATTTGAGTCCTTCTGTAGATATTTTCGGTGCTGTAGCTGAAAATGCTGTCCAGCTATCTGGCTTGGGAAGCGCTTCTAATGATCTTCTGGATGAGTTATGCCACAATGAGAGTCTTGCCAGG GAATATGTAGATATGTTGCGATATGATGTAAGTAAGCTGCTCGAGGGACGTTCTAAACCGGACAAATCCTAA
- the LOC114195271 gene encoding ubiquitin-like domain-containing protein CIP73 isoform X3, which produces MAGQCSNEGSSTGNISAECSDSTVQLNIKTLDSRIYSFQVNKNMPVSLFKEKIANEIGVPVSQQRLIFRGKVLKDEHVLSEYHVENGHTLHLVERQPNQPQASGTSADEPTGTSSNQGIPSGNDVGSGPPRNRVGQISHSVVLGTFNVGEQGEGIVHDLTRVIGHVLNSIGNGGQSTVNGPNAVQTPSAQPGNETEGMRAGNQNPAGNQAPSGQTFHGPTFQSVSHVVQIPVAAGSIPLPSLNAPIPDSLNTLIEFMNRMEQTLTQNGYESNFSPANPGDQREELPSNQQGMPTLEALSTVLRRAERLLGGQTVAALSHIAGRLERERASADPRVRGQIQSESVQIGLAMQHLGALLLELGRTMLTLRMGQSSAESVVNNGPAVYISPSGPNPIMAQPFPLQASSLFGGSLPSSTPANLGTIGIGSAPRNVNIHIHAGTSIAPLVSAIGSRPNNGEGTRGEQHNEPGSGGSGSTRVLPVRNVIAATIPSHPPGVGVSSSTQTGFSVSTSQPPDSASLSSALAEINARLMNVVGSMQGDNTAPSGEMESISRDLSSGSESRPSTLNAQQDTVEMNGFGASSASLVGSTPESELQTEAVQTSSNAERDVLVDKFVSSSKQDLQSCSSGETIVKPEKDGDVSAVSDRQDVTEPAKSAPLGLGMGGLERKKRTRPQPPVSKVADDGSSSSSVDKSQQTRTDGQHILQTLASHGSALNSRNANGPSQRPLPSSDRPIDVAGLMSQALQSPALNGLLEGVSQQTGVDSPDGLRNMLQQFTQSPQLMNTVNQIVQQVGSQDVGNMFAGAERGQGGGIDISRMFQQMMPIVSQALGGANPSSLFSVEEAVPGAPYQDGTVNRRDGYSDNPSLQLDLQPLAERIEHLSPSVDIFGAVAENAVQLSGLGSASNDLLDELCHNESLAREYVDMLRYDVSKLLEGRSKPDKS; this is translated from the exons ATGGCGGGTCAGTGCTCCAATGAAGGCTCCAGTACTGGAAATATTTCAGCAGAGTGTTCAGATTCAACTGTTCAGCTCAATATTAAAACTCTAGATTCCCGCATCTACAGTTTTCAAGTGAACAAAAAT ATGCCTGTTTCGTTGTTCAAAGAGAAAATTGCAAATGAAATTGGTGTTCCAGTTAGTCAGCAACGATTGATATTTAGAGGAAAAGTCTTAAAGGATGAGCATGTTCTTTCCGAGTATC ATGTTGAGAATGGGCATACATTGCATTTAGTTGAAAGACAACCAAATCAGCCACAGGCTTCTGGTACGAGTGCTGATGAGCCCACTGGTACAAGTAGTAACCAAGGTATACCTTCAG GAAATGACGTGGGCTCAGGGCCTCCTCGTAACCGTGTTGGGCAAATTTCACACAGTGTTGTTCTTGGGACATTTAACGTGGGGGAACAGGGTGAAGGAATTGTTCATGACCTCACTCGG GTTATTGGGCATGTTTTAAATTCTATTGGAAACGGTGGCCAAAGTACAGTAAATGGTCCTAATGCTGTGCAAACTCCTTCA GCTCAACCAGGCAATGAAACTGAAGGAATGCGTGCTGGAAATCAAAACCCAGCTGGAAACCAGGCACCATCTGGACAGACATTTCATGGTCCAACATTTCAATCTGTATCTCATGTTGTTCAGATTCCTGTGGCAGCAGGATCCATACCCCTCCCATCTCTCAATGCA CCAATTCCTGATTCATTGAACACACTGATTGAGTTTATGAATCGCATGGAACAGACACTGACACAAAATG GTTATGAGTCAAATTTTTCACCAGCTAACCCTGGAGATCAGAGAGAGGAATTGCCTTCTAATCAGCAAGGGATGCCGACTCTTGAAGCATTAAGTACTGTCTTGCGTCGTGCAGAGCGACTACTTGGTGGTCAAACTGTTGCTGCACTTTCA CATATTGCAGGACGCTTGGAAAGAGAAAGAGCTTCTGCTGATCCACGTGTAAGAGGTCAGATACAGTCAGAGTCAGTGCAGATAGGACTTGCTATGCAGCATTTGGGTGCACTTCTACTTGAACTTGGCCGGACAATGCTGACACTGCGTATGGGACAATCTTCT GCAGAATCAGTTGTTAACAATGGACCAGCTGTTTACATTTCTCCATCAGGGCCAAATCCTATAATGGCGCAG CCTTTTCCACTTCAGGCAAGCTCCCTCTTTGGTGGCTCACTTCCCTCCTCAACTCCTgcaaatttgggtaccattggTATTGGAAGTGCTCCTAGGAACGTGAACATTCATATACATGCTG GTACCTCTATTGCACCCCTTGTTTCAGCAATTGGTTCTAGGCCAAATAATGGGGAAGGGACACGAGGTGAACAGCATAATGAGCCTGGTTCTGGTGGTTCAGGTTCAACACGGGTATTACCTGTTAGAAATGTCATAGCCGCAACTATCCCATCACACCCTCCTGGTGTTGGAGTCTCTAGTAGCACGCAAACTGGATTCAGTGTTTCTACTTCACAGCCACCTGATTCAGCTTCATTGTCGTCTGCTTTAGCTGAAATTAATGCTCGCCTTATGAATGTTGTTGGCAGTATGCAAGGAGATAACACAGCTCCATCAG GTGAAATGGAATCAATCAGCAGGGACTTGTCTTCTGGTTCTGAATCAAGACCTTCTACACTAAATGCACAGCAAGATACCGTGGAAATGAATGGCTTTGGGGCTTCCAGTGCTTCCTTAGTTGGCAGTACGCCTGAAAGTGAG CTCCAAACTGAGGCAGTCCAAACCTCTAGTAATGCTGAGAGAGATGTTTTGGTTGAtaaatttgtttcttcttccaAACAAGATTTACAAAGTTGTTCTAGTGGAGAAACAATTGTAAAACCAGAAAAAGACGGAGACGTTTCAGCTGTCAGTGACAGACAAGATGTAACGGAACCTGCCAAGTCTGCTCCCCTAGGATTGGGTATGGGTGGCTTAGAGCGGAAG AAGCGAACCAGACCTCAACCTCCTGTGAGTAAAGTTGCTGATGATGGATCTTCGAGTTCTTCTGTCGATAAAAGTCAGCAAACCAGAACAGATGGTCAACATATACTACAAACTCTTGCAAGTCATGGATCTGCTTTGAATTCAAGAAATGCTAATGGCCCATCCCAGCGGCCCTTGCCCTCCAGTGACCGACCGATTGATGTGGCTGGTTTAATGTCTCAGGCTTTACAAAGTCCTGCTTTGAATGGTTTGTTGGAAGGGGTTTCACAGCAAACTGGAGTTGACTCACCTGATGGTTTGAGAAACATGTTGCAGCAGTTCACACAGAGCCCACAACTGATGAATACAGTCAACCAAATTGTCCAACAGGTTGGCAGTCAGGATGTGGGGAATATGTTTGCTGGAGCAGAAAGAGGGCAGGGTGGTGGTATTGACATTTCAAGGATGTTTCAGCAGATGATGCCCATTGTATCTCAAGCTCTTGGTGGGGCAAATCCTTCCTCACTGTTCTCTGTTGAAGAAGCAGTTCCTGGTGCACCCTACCAAGATGGAACAGTTAACCGAAGAGATGGATATTCTGATAATCCAAGTTTACAG CTCGACCTTCAACCACTGGCTGAGAGGATTGAGCATTTGAGTCCTTCTGTAGATATTTTCGGTGCTGTAGCTGAAAATGCTGTCCAGCTATCTGGCTTGGGAAGCGCTTCTAATGATCTTCTGGATGAGTTATGCCACAATGAGAGTCTTGCCAGG GAATATGTAGATATGTTGCGATATGATGTAAGTAAGCTGCTCGAGGGACGTTCTAAACCGGACAAATCCTAA
- the LOC114195271 gene encoding ubiquitin-like domain-containing protein CIP73 isoform X1 — translation MAGQCSNEGSSTGNISAECSDSTVQLNIKTLDSRIYSFQVNKNMPVSLFKEKIANEIGVPVSQQRLIFRGKVLKDEHVLSEYHVENGHTLHLVERQPNQPQASGTSADEPTGTSSNQGIPSGNDVGSGPPRNRVGQISHSVVLGTFNVGEQGEGIVHDLTRVIGHVLNSIGNGGQSTVNGPNAVQTPSAQPGNETEGMRAGNQNPAGNQAPSGQTFHGPTFQSVSHVVQIPVAAGSIPLPSLNAPIPDSLNTLIEFMNRMEQTLTQNGYESNFSPANPGDQREELPSNQQGMPTLEALSTVLRRAERLLGGQTVAALSHIAGRLERERASADPRVRGQIQSESVQIGLAMQHLGALLLELGRTMLTLRMGQSSAESVVNNGPAVYISPSGPNPIMAQPFPLQASSLFGGSLPSSTPANLGTIGIGSAPRNVNIHIHAGTSIAPLVSAIGSRPNNGEGTRGEQHNEPGSGGSGSTRVLPVRNVIAATIPSHPPGVGVSSSTQTGFSVSTSQPPDSASLSSALAEINARLMNVVGSMQGDNTAPSGEMESISRDLSSGSESRPSTLNAQQDTVEMNGFGASSASLVGSTPESEVQKLQTEAVQTSSNAERDVLVDKFVSSSKQDLQSCSSGETIVKPEKDGDVSAVSDRQDVTEPAKSAPLGLGMGGLERKKRTRPQPPVSKVADDGSSSSSVDKSQQTRTDGQHILQTLASHGSALNSRNANGPSQRPLPSSDRPIDVAGLMSQALQSPALNGLLEGVSQQTGVDSPDGLRNMLQQFTQSPQLMNTVNQIVQQVGSQDVGNMFAGAERGQGGGIDISRMFQQMMPIVSQALGGANPSSLFSVEEAVPGAPYQDGTVNRRDGYSDNPSLQLDLQPLAERIEHLSPSVDIFGAVAENAVQLSGLGSASNDLLDELCHNESLAREYVDMLRYDVSKLLEGRSKPDKS, via the exons ATGGCGGGTCAGTGCTCCAATGAAGGCTCCAGTACTGGAAATATTTCAGCAGAGTGTTCAGATTCAACTGTTCAGCTCAATATTAAAACTCTAGATTCCCGCATCTACAGTTTTCAAGTGAACAAAAAT ATGCCTGTTTCGTTGTTCAAAGAGAAAATTGCAAATGAAATTGGTGTTCCAGTTAGTCAGCAACGATTGATATTTAGAGGAAAAGTCTTAAAGGATGAGCATGTTCTTTCCGAGTATC ATGTTGAGAATGGGCATACATTGCATTTAGTTGAAAGACAACCAAATCAGCCACAGGCTTCTGGTACGAGTGCTGATGAGCCCACTGGTACAAGTAGTAACCAAGGTATACCTTCAG GAAATGACGTGGGCTCAGGGCCTCCTCGTAACCGTGTTGGGCAAATTTCACACAGTGTTGTTCTTGGGACATTTAACGTGGGGGAACAGGGTGAAGGAATTGTTCATGACCTCACTCGG GTTATTGGGCATGTTTTAAATTCTATTGGAAACGGTGGCCAAAGTACAGTAAATGGTCCTAATGCTGTGCAAACTCCTTCA GCTCAACCAGGCAATGAAACTGAAGGAATGCGTGCTGGAAATCAAAACCCAGCTGGAAACCAGGCACCATCTGGACAGACATTTCATGGTCCAACATTTCAATCTGTATCTCATGTTGTTCAGATTCCTGTGGCAGCAGGATCCATACCCCTCCCATCTCTCAATGCA CCAATTCCTGATTCATTGAACACACTGATTGAGTTTATGAATCGCATGGAACAGACACTGACACAAAATG GTTATGAGTCAAATTTTTCACCAGCTAACCCTGGAGATCAGAGAGAGGAATTGCCTTCTAATCAGCAAGGGATGCCGACTCTTGAAGCATTAAGTACTGTCTTGCGTCGTGCAGAGCGACTACTTGGTGGTCAAACTGTTGCTGCACTTTCA CATATTGCAGGACGCTTGGAAAGAGAAAGAGCTTCTGCTGATCCACGTGTAAGAGGTCAGATACAGTCAGAGTCAGTGCAGATAGGACTTGCTATGCAGCATTTGGGTGCACTTCTACTTGAACTTGGCCGGACAATGCTGACACTGCGTATGGGACAATCTTCT GCAGAATCAGTTGTTAACAATGGACCAGCTGTTTACATTTCTCCATCAGGGCCAAATCCTATAATGGCGCAG CCTTTTCCACTTCAGGCAAGCTCCCTCTTTGGTGGCTCACTTCCCTCCTCAACTCCTgcaaatttgggtaccattggTATTGGAAGTGCTCCTAGGAACGTGAACATTCATATACATGCTG GTACCTCTATTGCACCCCTTGTTTCAGCAATTGGTTCTAGGCCAAATAATGGGGAAGGGACACGAGGTGAACAGCATAATGAGCCTGGTTCTGGTGGTTCAGGTTCAACACGGGTATTACCTGTTAGAAATGTCATAGCCGCAACTATCCCATCACACCCTCCTGGTGTTGGAGTCTCTAGTAGCACGCAAACTGGATTCAGTGTTTCTACTTCACAGCCACCTGATTCAGCTTCATTGTCGTCTGCTTTAGCTGAAATTAATGCTCGCCTTATGAATGTTGTTGGCAGTATGCAAGGAGATAACACAGCTCCATCAG GTGAAATGGAATCAATCAGCAGGGACTTGTCTTCTGGTTCTGAATCAAGACCTTCTACACTAAATGCACAGCAAGATACCGTGGAAATGAATGGCTTTGGGGCTTCCAGTGCTTCCTTAGTTGGCAGTACGCCTGAAAGTGAGGTACAGAAG CTCCAAACTGAGGCAGTCCAAACCTCTAGTAATGCTGAGAGAGATGTTTTGGTTGAtaaatttgtttcttcttccaAACAAGATTTACAAAGTTGTTCTAGTGGAGAAACAATTGTAAAACCAGAAAAAGACGGAGACGTTTCAGCTGTCAGTGACAGACAAGATGTAACGGAACCTGCCAAGTCTGCTCCCCTAGGATTGGGTATGGGTGGCTTAGAGCGGAAG AAGCGAACCAGACCTCAACCTCCTGTGAGTAAAGTTGCTGATGATGGATCTTCGAGTTCTTCTGTCGATAAAAGTCAGCAAACCAGAACAGATGGTCAACATATACTACAAACTCTTGCAAGTCATGGATCTGCTTTGAATTCAAGAAATGCTAATGGCCCATCCCAGCGGCCCTTGCCCTCCAGTGACCGACCGATTGATGTGGCTGGTTTAATGTCTCAGGCTTTACAAAGTCCTGCTTTGAATGGTTTGTTGGAAGGGGTTTCACAGCAAACTGGAGTTGACTCACCTGATGGTTTGAGAAACATGTTGCAGCAGTTCACACAGAGCCCACAACTGATGAATACAGTCAACCAAATTGTCCAACAGGTTGGCAGTCAGGATGTGGGGAATATGTTTGCTGGAGCAGAAAGAGGGCAGGGTGGTGGTATTGACATTTCAAGGATGTTTCAGCAGATGATGCCCATTGTATCTCAAGCTCTTGGTGGGGCAAATCCTTCCTCACTGTTCTCTGTTGAAGAAGCAGTTCCTGGTGCACCCTACCAAGATGGAACAGTTAACCGAAGAGATGGATATTCTGATAATCCAAGTTTACAG CTCGACCTTCAACCACTGGCTGAGAGGATTGAGCATTTGAGTCCTTCTGTAGATATTTTCGGTGCTGTAGCTGAAAATGCTGTCCAGCTATCTGGCTTGGGAAGCGCTTCTAATGATCTTCTGGATGAGTTATGCCACAATGAGAGTCTTGCCAGG GAATATGTAGATATGTTGCGATATGATGTAAGTAAGCTGCTCGAGGGACGTTCTAAACCGGACAAATCCTAA